A portion of the Pseudarthrobacter defluvii genome contains these proteins:
- a CDS encoding ATP-dependent 6-phosphofructokinase — protein MKRLGILTSGGDCPGVNAVIRGAVLGGDVAHGYEFVGFRDGWRGVLEQDAIPLPRTGVRGISRLGGTILGTSRTNPLVGNGIEGVRACFRRNGLEGLIAIGGEGTLAAARELCAQGINVVGVPKTIDNDLGATDYTFGFDTAVQTATEAIDRLRTTGESHHRCMVAEVMGRNAGWIALHSGMASGAHAILIPEHPVSLDQVCSWVLSARDRGRAPLVVVAEAFAPEGHAAPYAPRGLDTFGRPRLGGIGLLLEGELQIRTGIETRATVLGHIQRGGEPTAFDRVLATRLGLAAVESAAAGRWGTMVSLRGTDIVNVGLEEALGELKVVPEARYQEAAVLFG, from the coding sequence GTGAAGCGGCTGGGGATCCTCACCAGTGGTGGTGACTGCCCGGGGGTCAACGCCGTCATCCGGGGAGCAGTACTGGGCGGGGACGTCGCCCACGGGTACGAATTCGTCGGATTCAGGGACGGGTGGCGGGGTGTCCTGGAACAGGACGCTATTCCCTTGCCCCGGACGGGCGTCCGTGGGATCTCACGCCTGGGCGGAACCATCCTGGGCACGTCCCGGACCAACCCGCTGGTGGGCAATGGAATCGAAGGGGTACGGGCCTGTTTTCGGCGAAACGGACTGGAGGGCCTGATTGCCATCGGGGGAGAGGGGACGCTGGCGGCTGCCCGGGAACTGTGCGCGCAAGGCATCAACGTGGTGGGGGTGCCCAAGACCATCGACAACGACCTTGGCGCCACGGACTACACCTTTGGCTTTGACACCGCAGTCCAGACTGCCACGGAAGCGATAGACCGCCTGCGGACCACGGGGGAATCCCATCACCGCTGCATGGTCGCGGAAGTGATGGGCCGCAACGCCGGGTGGATAGCGCTGCATTCCGGAATGGCCTCAGGCGCGCACGCCATCCTGATACCGGAGCATCCCGTATCCCTGGACCAGGTCTGCTCGTGGGTGCTGTCCGCCCGGGACCGGGGCAGGGCGCCCCTTGTGGTGGTGGCCGAAGCCTTCGCACCCGAGGGGCACGCGGCGCCTTACGCGCCCCGCGGCCTGGATACTTTTGGCAGGCCACGCCTGGGCGGCATTGGACTGCTGCTTGAAGGGGAACTGCAGATCAGGACCGGCATCGAAACCCGGGCCACCGTCCTGGGGCATATCCAGCGCGGCGGCGAACCCACGGCCTTCGACCGTGTCCTTGCCACCCGCCTGGGCCTGGCCGCCGTCGAATCCGCAGCAGCGGGCAGATGGGGAACCATGGTGTCGCTGCGTGGCACGGACATCGTGAACGTCGGGCTGGAGGAGGCGCTGGGGGAACTGAAAGTGGTGCCGGAGGCGCGCTATCAGGAAGCTGCCGTCCTGTTCGGCTGA
- a CDS encoding HAD-IA family hydrolase, translating into MIGSPTAAAAKPPFDAVIFDLDGVVTNTALVHQAAWKDAFDRILHDPRVPAGANRATLSRADYLTFIDGMPREEGVVRFLAARGVQIEKGKDTDEAGAWTGFGLGAWKNEYFLQHLRDDGVQSYPGTLELLQRLEGAAVPTAVVTSSRNAALVLQAAGIHDLFHVVMDGTTAAGLGLRGKPAPDVFLAAASRLGVAPAHAVVVEDSAAGVEAGRRGGFGLVVGIDRTGNRRQLEAAGAGIVLNDVGELDLGQVIGNAWHLVYEGFDAAHEGHREALTTLGNGYMGVRGAAPEGGPFSYAGMYLAGVYNRVLATAAGETLLEEHMVNAPDCLPLDLRLSGQPWWSEGGMTVIRERRVLDLKKALLERRLLLEGADHRRLEVVQTRFASMAEPHLLVLETVITALGWNGDVEVRSGINAAVRNANLPERAQGSDVHLADRTALRGSSPEGPPDATSVVEVETTQSLIRIAAAYRTFFRREAAGIEGRKGAYHFHTFLLSLEAGKAARITKTVAVVTSRDRAISSPETGARAVLERTGGDYDALLAAHEEAWRRELRPFLVDIDAPVQVQLVLNLHIFHLLQTLTHHTAELDAGVTARGLHGEGYRGHVFWDELFVLPVLTSRTPDIARSVLDYRWRRLPAARDAAAVEGLEGAKFPWQSGSDGTEETPKWLYNERSGRWVRDHSHLQVHSGLAVAFNAWQYFQTTGNKIWLLQKGAELVIEVARFFRSLAWYDEPGGRYHLRGVVGPDEYHTGYPGRDKPGLDDNAYTNVMAAWVCSQAAGILSFLHGSERAGLMERLGVTEEETAGWAHMGTAMYVPFHSDGVISQFEGYGELKELDWEHYRDEYGDIERLDLILEAEDDATNCYKLAKQADVLMLPYLLGHEGLVTILQRLHYGFTQEQLNRTIEYYLARTAHGSTLSRVAHASVLAGLDADRAWDSFREALDADLDDTQHGTTRAGIHLGAMGGTIDVVQRSFAGLRFSGETIVFAPNLPTGLRAVAFEVLYRGHRLRVHLKDGRMSIASAPGDAGPIKVHVYGTDVVLTPGRTRHFPIPAREPGLVAS; encoded by the coding sequence ATGATCGGGTCGCCCACCGCCGCTGCCGCCAAGCCACCATTCGACGCCGTCATTTTCGACCTCGACGGGGTGGTCACCAACACGGCGCTGGTCCACCAGGCTGCATGGAAAGATGCGTTTGACCGGATCCTGCACGACCCCCGGGTTCCCGCGGGCGCCAACCGTGCCACCCTCAGCAGGGCGGACTACCTCACCTTCATTGACGGGATGCCGCGTGAGGAAGGGGTGGTGCGGTTCCTGGCCGCCCGCGGGGTGCAGATTGAAAAGGGGAAAGATACTGACGAAGCCGGAGCCTGGACGGGATTCGGCTTGGGCGCCTGGAAGAACGAATACTTCCTGCAACACCTCCGGGACGACGGCGTCCAGAGCTACCCCGGGACGCTCGAACTTTTGCAGCGGCTTGAGGGCGCGGCGGTTCCAACCGCCGTGGTCACGTCAAGCCGCAACGCCGCGTTGGTCCTGCAGGCGGCAGGCATCCACGATCTGTTCCACGTAGTGATGGACGGAACGACGGCGGCCGGGCTGGGTTTGCGCGGAAAGCCTGCACCGGACGTGTTTCTCGCGGCCGCGTCACGGCTCGGGGTGGCCCCGGCGCACGCCGTGGTGGTGGAGGATTCGGCGGCGGGGGTTGAAGCCGGCCGGCGGGGCGGGTTCGGCCTCGTAGTGGGAATCGACCGCACGGGTAACCGCCGCCAGCTCGAAGCGGCCGGTGCGGGAATAGTCCTCAACGACGTGGGAGAGCTGGACCTGGGACAAGTCATCGGTAACGCCTGGCACCTCGTTTACGAAGGGTTCGACGCCGCGCACGAGGGACACCGGGAAGCCCTGACTACCCTCGGTAACGGCTACATGGGCGTCCGGGGGGCGGCACCCGAGGGCGGCCCCTTCAGCTACGCAGGAATGTATCTTGCGGGCGTGTACAACCGGGTCCTGGCCACGGCAGCCGGAGAGACGCTACTGGAAGAACACATGGTCAACGCACCGGACTGCCTGCCGCTCGATCTGCGCCTGTCCGGCCAGCCGTGGTGGTCGGAGGGCGGGATGACCGTAATCCGGGAGCGCCGTGTCCTGGACCTCAAAAAGGCGCTGCTTGAGCGCAGGCTGCTGTTGGAGGGCGCGGACCACCGGCGGCTGGAAGTGGTGCAAACCCGCTTTGCATCCATGGCCGAACCCCACCTGCTGGTCCTCGAAACGGTAATCACTGCCCTAGGCTGGAACGGTGACGTGGAAGTCCGCAGCGGAATAAATGCCGCCGTGCGTAACGCCAACCTGCCTGAACGCGCCCAGGGCTCCGACGTCCATCTCGCCGACAGGACCGCCCTGCGCGGCTCCAGCCCGGAGGGGCCACCCGACGCAACCTCCGTCGTCGAAGTCGAAACAACCCAAAGCCTGATCCGCATCGCTGCAGCCTACCGAACATTCTTTCGCCGCGAGGCGGCCGGAATCGAGGGCAGGAAAGGTGCGTACCACTTCCACACCTTCCTGCTTTCCCTTGAGGCGGGCAAGGCGGCGCGGATCACCAAGACAGTGGCAGTGGTAACCTCCCGCGACCGCGCCATCTCCTCCCCGGAGACGGGGGCCAGGGCCGTGCTGGAGCGCACGGGCGGAGACTATGATGCGCTGCTGGCGGCGCACGAGGAGGCCTGGCGGCGCGAACTCCGGCCGTTCCTGGTGGACATCGACGCCCCGGTCCAGGTGCAACTGGTCCTTAACCTGCATATCTTCCATCTGCTGCAGACCTTGACGCACCACACGGCCGAACTCGATGCCGGCGTCACCGCGCGCGGCCTGCATGGCGAAGGCTACCGCGGCCACGTCTTTTGGGATGAGCTGTTCGTTTTGCCGGTACTCACCTCAAGGACGCCCGACATTGCCCGCTCCGTACTCGACTATCGGTGGCGGCGGCTTCCCGCTGCCCGGGATGCTGCAGCTGTCGAAGGGCTGGAAGGGGCCAAGTTTCCGTGGCAAAGCGGCAGTGACGGGACCGAGGAGACACCAAAATGGCTGTACAACGAAAGGTCCGGCAGGTGGGTGAGGGACCACTCGCATTTGCAGGTCCACTCGGGCCTCGCCGTCGCCTTCAACGCCTGGCAGTACTTCCAGACCACCGGGAACAAGATTTGGCTCCTCCAAAAGGGGGCTGAGCTGGTCATCGAGGTTGCCAGGTTCTTCCGCTCCCTGGCCTGGTACGACGAGCCGGGCGGCCGGTACCACCTGCGCGGTGTGGTGGGACCGGACGAATACCACACAGGCTATCCCGGCCGGGACAAACCAGGCCTGGACGATAACGCCTACACCAACGTCATGGCGGCGTGGGTCTGCTCCCAGGCGGCGGGGATCCTGTCCTTCCTCCATGGCAGCGAGCGTGCCGGGCTCATGGAACGCCTCGGCGTCACCGAGGAGGAGACAGCCGGGTGGGCGCACATGGGAACTGCGATGTACGTCCCCTTTCACAGTGACGGCGTCATCAGCCAGTTCGAGGGCTACGGGGAGTTGAAGGAGCTTGATTGGGAGCATTACCGGGACGAGTACGGTGACATTGAGCGGCTGGACCTGATCCTGGAAGCTGAAGACGACGCGACCAACTGCTACAAGCTGGCAAAACAGGCGGATGTCCTCATGCTGCCGTACCTGCTGGGCCACGAAGGACTGGTCACCATCCTCCAGCGGCTGCACTACGGATTCACGCAGGAACAACTCAACCGGACCATCGAGTATTACCTGGCCAGGACTGCCCACGGGTCCACACTGAGCAGGGTTGCGCACGCATCCGTCCTGGCAGGCCTGGACGCGGACAGGGCCTGGGACAGCTTCCGGGAAGCGCTCGACGCCGATCTGGACGACACCCAGCACGGCACCACGCGCGCGGGGATCCATTTGGGCGCGATGGGCGGCACGATCGACGTGGTGCAGCGCAGCTTCGCGGGCCTTCGGTTCAGCGGGGAGACGATCGTATTCGCTCCCAACCTGCCCACGGGTCTTCGCGCCGTGGCCTTCGAGGTCCTGTACAGGGGGCATCGGCTTCGGGTGCACCTCAAGGACGGCCGGATGAGCATCGCCTCCGCCCCCGGCGACGCCGGCCCCATCAAGGTGCATGTGTACGGCACCGATGTTGTCCTGACTCCCGGCCGGACCCGGCACTTTCCGATACCTGCCCGGGAACCCGGACTGGTGGCGTCGTGA
- a CDS encoding pyridoxamine 5'-phosphate oxidase family protein: protein MHNDAPQTPTEVLDAGTCWDLLRGVSVGHLAVLVDGYPEVFPVNFKVDQQSVVFRTGEGTKLRAAGGPLAVALEADGHDTSQAWSVLVKGRAVILDPSEELLTGAGLTLFPWQAGEKDHFVRIVPTAVSGRRFTITSPLTWWNHVGHAAGRGTA from the coding sequence ATGCACAATGACGCCCCGCAAACGCCCACCGAAGTCCTGGATGCCGGAACGTGCTGGGACCTCCTCCGGGGAGTGTCCGTCGGCCACCTGGCCGTACTGGTGGACGGGTATCCGGAAGTCTTTCCGGTCAACTTCAAGGTGGACCAACAGTCAGTTGTGTTCCGCACCGGGGAAGGAACCAAACTGCGCGCAGCCGGGGGACCACTCGCCGTCGCGCTTGAAGCCGACGGCCATGACACGTCCCAGGCGTGGAGCGTGCTGGTCAAAGGCAGGGCCGTCATTCTGGACCCTTCAGAGGAACTCCTGACCGGGGCCGGACTGACACTCTTTCCCTGGCAGGCGGGCGAAAAGGACCACTTCGTCCGCATTGTCCCCACCGCCGTCAGCGGAAGGCGTTTCACCATCACGTCGCCGCTGACCTGGTGGAACCACGTGGGACACGCCGCAGGCAGGGGCACTGCGTAG
- the smpB gene encoding SsrA-binding protein SmpB — MPKESGRKVVATNRKARHDYHVLDTYEAGIALMGTEVKSLREGHASMVDGFCTFYNDELWMEAIHIPEYNQGSWTNHAARRRRKLLLHREELIKISRKVQEAGYTIVPLQLYFVDGRAKVEIAVARGKREYDKRQTLREQQDNREAQREMRERNRRR, encoded by the coding sequence GTGCCTAAAGAAAGTGGCCGTAAGGTGGTGGCCACCAACCGCAAGGCCCGGCACGACTACCACGTGCTGGACACTTACGAGGCCGGCATCGCGCTGATGGGCACCGAAGTGAAGTCCCTGCGCGAAGGCCACGCCTCCATGGTGGACGGATTCTGCACGTTCTATAACGACGAACTGTGGATGGAAGCCATCCACATTCCCGAGTACAACCAGGGCAGCTGGACCAACCATGCTGCCCGCCGGCGCCGTAAGCTGCTGCTGCACCGCGAGGAGCTCATCAAGATCTCCCGCAAGGTTCAGGAAGCCGGCTACACCATCGTGCCACTGCAGCTCTACTTCGTGGACGGCCGCGCCAAGGTGGAAATCGCCGTTGCCCGCGGTAAACGGGAGTACGACAAGCGGCAGACGCTGCGGGAGCAGCAGGACAACCGCGAGGCCCAGCGCGAGATGCGCGAACGCAACCGGCGCCGGTAG
- a CDS encoding M23 family metallopeptidase, translating to MNVTDQTLPRPRHSQGRAAARRLGIVSGVLTIMLSAGMAVATPVAFADDLEDRKAALEAEAARVQASLEFVDSRIAKAAGDLVIYQGQLPGAQQALLDAQGRVASAVKESEALAARVDMAQQNKAKITQQLETDKQKIADTKKLIGQIATQAYKSGGVPSNLSLFFGSISGSSLTETMDLADQAMRSQNAAMDKLNQQNATNVNSEARLQAVEAEIKDLKAKADAALEREKAARDEAAAKKAQVDQLIADTTRLDAELQAAKPGIQAQLAGVQANQNQVANEIAERDRKAREAWEAEQRRQAEAAAAAAAAAAAAAAAANRPAPPVQPYVPPAVGSPSAFGLRHPFDGSIPITSGFGYRTTPPGTIDFYGTGGYMHTGIDFGAACGTPVYAAAAGEVFSSGWNSADGGGWRVKIDHGLVQGNTLTTIYYHNSSIVVSNGQHVSQGQLIAYSGSTGNSTGCHAHFETWLNGKAVDPMGLL from the coding sequence ATGAACGTAACTGATCAAACCTTGCCCCGTCCCCGCCACAGCCAGGGACGGGCCGCTGCGCGCCGCTTGGGGATCGTTAGCGGCGTGCTCACCATCATGCTTTCTGCGGGCATGGCGGTTGCCACGCCCGTCGCCTTCGCCGACGACCTCGAGGACCGCAAAGCCGCGCTCGAAGCAGAAGCCGCACGCGTGCAGGCTTCCCTCGAATTTGTCGATTCCCGGATCGCAAAGGCCGCCGGCGACCTGGTGATCTACCAGGGCCAGTTGCCGGGTGCTCAGCAGGCGCTGCTCGACGCGCAGGGCCGCGTGGCCAGCGCCGTCAAGGAATCGGAGGCACTGGCCGCGCGTGTCGACATGGCCCAGCAGAACAAGGCCAAGATCACCCAGCAGCTGGAAACGGACAAGCAGAAGATCGCCGACACCAAGAAACTGATCGGCCAAATCGCCACGCAGGCCTATAAATCCGGTGGCGTTCCCTCCAATCTGTCCCTGTTCTTCGGTTCCATCAGCGGCAGCAGCCTGACTGAAACCATGGACCTGGCGGACCAGGCCATGCGCAGCCAGAACGCAGCCATGGACAAGCTCAACCAGCAGAATGCCACCAACGTCAACTCCGAAGCCCGCCTCCAGGCCGTGGAAGCGGAGATCAAGGACCTCAAGGCCAAAGCCGACGCCGCGCTCGAACGGGAAAAGGCTGCGCGCGACGAAGCAGCAGCGAAGAAGGCCCAGGTAGACCAACTGATCGCTGATACCACCCGCCTTGACGCCGAGCTCCAGGCAGCCAAGCCGGGAATCCAGGCCCAACTGGCCGGTGTCCAGGCCAACCAGAACCAAGTGGCCAACGAGATCGCAGAACGCGACCGCAAAGCCCGCGAAGCCTGGGAAGCGGAGCAGCGCCGACAGGCAGAGGCTGCTGCTGCGGCTGCCGCCGCTGCTGCCGCTGCTGCCGCGGCAGCGAACCGACCCGCCCCGCCCGTCCAGCCGTACGTACCGCCCGCAGTGGGGTCGCCGTCGGCCTTTGGCCTTCGCCACCCCTTCGACGGCAGCATCCCCATCACCTCGGGCTTTGGCTACCGAACAACCCCGCCGGGAACGATCGACTTCTATGGCACCGGTGGCTACATGCACACCGGAATCGACTTCGGTGCGGCCTGCGGCACCCCCGTATACGCGGCGGCGGCCGGGGAGGTCTTCAGCTCCGGCTGGAACTCCGCCGACGGTGGCGGGTGGCGCGTCAAGATCGATCATGGCCTGGTGCAGGGCAACACCCTGACCACCATCTACTACCACAACTCGAGCATCGTGGTCTCGAACGGGCAACACGTTTCCCAGGGCCAGCTCATCGCCTACTCCGGCAGCACAGGCAACTCCACCGGCTGCCACGCCCACTTCGAAACCTGGCTCAACGGCAAGGCTGTAGACCCCATGGGGCTGCTGTAG
- the ftsX gene encoding permease-like cell division protein FtsX — protein sequence MRLAFILSEIGSGLRRNLSMVVSVILVTFVSLTFVGAAGMLQMQINQMKGYWYDKVQVAIFLCSEGSTAPGCASGPVTPEQQQGLNALLESPAVAQYINDFQFESKDEAYKHFKDQFSNSPIVDSVTPDQLPASFRINMKDPEKYQIISETFSSQPGVETVIDQRQLLERLFSVMNGASLVAVGIAGVMIVCAILLIATTIRLSAFSRRRETGIMRLVGASKTVIQLPFILEGVIAAVIGAALASGTLWAVARFFLGDYMSRQYPDTAFISSGQTLILAPALLVLGGSLAGISSLLTLRRYLRV from the coding sequence ATGAGGCTCGCGTTCATTCTGTCCGAGATCGGCAGCGGCCTGCGCCGCAACCTTTCCATGGTGGTCTCGGTCATCCTGGTGACGTTCGTGTCCCTCACCTTCGTGGGCGCTGCGGGCATGCTGCAGATGCAGATCAACCAGATGAAAGGCTACTGGTACGACAAAGTCCAGGTAGCCATCTTCCTGTGCAGCGAAGGTTCGACGGCGCCCGGTTGCGCGTCCGGGCCAGTCACCCCGGAGCAGCAACAGGGCCTCAACGCACTCCTGGAGTCCCCGGCCGTGGCGCAGTACATCAACGACTTCCAGTTCGAGTCCAAGGATGAGGCCTACAAGCACTTCAAGGACCAGTTCTCCAATTCGCCCATCGTCGATTCCGTGACGCCGGACCAGCTGCCGGCATCGTTCCGGATCAACATGAAGGACCCGGAAAAATACCAGATCATCAGTGAGACGTTTTCGTCCCAGCCGGGCGTCGAAACCGTGATTGACCAGCGCCAACTGCTTGAACGCCTGTTCTCGGTGATGAACGGGGCCTCCCTGGTGGCCGTGGGCATCGCAGGCGTCATGATCGTCTGCGCCATCCTGCTCATCGCCACCACCATCAGGCTCTCAGCGTTCAGCCGGCGCCGGGAAACCGGAATCATGCGGCTCGTCGGGGCCTCCAAAACCGTGATCCAACTGCCGTTCATCCTGGAAGGCGTCATCGCAGCAGTCATCGGCGCCGCCCTGGCCTCGGGCACCCTGTGGGCGGTGGCGCGGTTCTTCCTGGGCGACTACATGTCGCGCCAGTACCCCGATACGGCCTTCATCTCCTCCGGCCAGACCCTGATCCTCGCCCCGGCGCTGCTGGTCCTTGGCGGATCCTTGGCAGGAATTTCGTCTCTCTTGACCTTACGTAGATATTTGCGCGTTTAG
- the ftsE gene encoding cell division ATP-binding protein FtsE: MIRFENVTKVYDQKARPALDSVTLEIDRGEFAFLVGASGSGKSTFLRLVLKEDRATSGAVYVAGQNVARISSWRVPRLRRGIGVVFQDFRLLPQKNVFANVAFAMQVIGKSRSVIRDTVPEVLKTVGLEGKEHRMPHELSGGEQQRVAIARAVVNRPGILLADEPTGNLDPTTSMGIMGVLDKINQNGTTVVMATHDDDIVNEMRKRVVELKNGVVIRDEAKALYTSMIPVVGQSRRLKDASGRETPDGGLPGKSDEGEAQR, translated from the coding sequence ATGATCCGATTCGAAAATGTCACCAAGGTTTACGACCAGAAAGCCCGGCCGGCGCTGGACTCCGTCACCCTTGAGATTGATCGCGGCGAATTCGCCTTCCTCGTCGGTGCGTCCGGCTCCGGAAAGTCCACGTTCCTCCGGCTCGTGCTCAAGGAAGACCGCGCCACGTCCGGCGCCGTCTACGTCGCCGGCCAGAACGTAGCCAGGATTTCCAGCTGGCGCGTTCCGCGCCTCCGCCGGGGCATCGGCGTCGTCTTCCAGGACTTCCGCCTCCTGCCCCAAAAGAATGTGTTCGCGAACGTGGCCTTCGCCATGCAGGTAATCGGCAAGAGCCGCAGCGTCATCCGCGACACCGTCCCCGAGGTCCTAAAAACGGTGGGACTTGAGGGCAAGGAACACCGCATGCCGCACGAGCTCTCCGGTGGCGAGCAGCAGCGCGTCGCCATCGCCCGCGCCGTGGTCAACCGCCCCGGGATCCTCCTCGCCGACGAACCTACCGGAAACCTGGACCCCACCACCTCCATGGGCATCATGGGTGTGCTGGACAAGATCAACCAGAACGGAACCACCGTGGTGATGGCCACGCACGACGACGACATCGTCAACGAGATGCGCAAGCGGGTGGTCGAGCTCAAGAACGGCGTGGTGATCCGCGACGAAGCCAAGGCACTGTACACCTCGATGATTCCGGTCGTCGGCCAGTCCCGGCGCCTGAAGGACGCAAGCGGCAGGGAGACGCCCGACGGCGGACTGCCGGGTAAGAGCGACGAAGGCGAGGCCCAGCGATGA
- the prfB gene encoding peptide chain release factor 2 has translation MANIDFSAEIRALRATYESIERVTDVEALKEDIAELSERAGEPDLWDDPSAAQKITSRLSHRQSELERLTNLAARIDDLEVLVELGQDEDDADSMGEAAAELESIKKALKDLEVVTLLSGEYDEREAVVSIRAGAGGVDAADFAEMLMRMYLRWAERHGYPTTVMDTSYAEEAGLKSATFEVKAPYAYGTLSVEAGTHRLVRISPFDNQGRRQTSFAAVEVIPLIEQTDSIEIPDNEIRVDVFRSSGPGGQSVNTTDSAVRLTHIPTGTVVSMQNEKSQLQNRAAAMRVLQSRLLLLKKEQEDAEKKALAGDVKASWGDQMRSYVLNPYQMVKDLRTEHEVGNTAAVFDGEIDDFIDAGIRWRTDNRNAEK, from the coding sequence ATGGCCAATATTGATTTTTCCGCTGAAATCCGGGCGCTCCGCGCCACCTACGAGTCCATTGAACGCGTCACCGACGTGGAGGCACTCAAGGAAGACATCGCCGAACTCAGCGAGCGGGCAGGGGAGCCGGACCTTTGGGACGACCCCTCGGCCGCACAGAAAATCACCTCGAGGCTCTCCCACCGGCAGTCGGAACTGGAACGTCTCACCAACCTTGCCGCCCGGATCGATGATCTGGAAGTCTTGGTTGAGCTCGGGCAGGATGAGGACGACGCCGACTCGATGGGGGAGGCCGCGGCTGAACTCGAGTCCATCAAGAAAGCGCTCAAGGACCTGGAAGTCGTGACGCTGCTCTCGGGCGAGTACGACGAGCGCGAGGCCGTGGTTTCCATCCGCGCGGGCGCGGGAGGCGTGGATGCCGCAGACTTCGCAGAGATGCTCATGCGTATGTACCTCCGCTGGGCGGAACGGCATGGCTATCCCACTACCGTCATGGATACCTCCTACGCGGAGGAGGCCGGGCTCAAATCCGCCACCTTCGAGGTGAAGGCGCCCTACGCGTACGGGACCCTCAGCGTGGAAGCCGGTACCCACCGCCTTGTCAGGATCAGCCCGTTTGATAACCAGGGCCGCCGCCAGACCTCCTTCGCTGCTGTTGAAGTCATTCCGCTGATCGAACAGACCGACTCCATCGAGATCCCGGACAACGAAATCAGGGTGGACGTGTTCCGTTCATCCGGCCCTGGCGGCCAGTCGGTGAACACCACCGACTCCGCTGTCCGGCTTACCCACATCCCCACGGGCACCGTGGTGTCCATGCAGAACGAAAAGTCCCAGCTGCAGAACCGTGCAGCCGCCATGCGCGTGCTGCAGTCCCGTCTCCTGCTCTTGAAAAAGGAGCAGGAGGATGCGGAAAAGAAGGCGCTGGCCGGGGACGTGAAGGCGTCCTGGGGCGACCAGATGCGCTCCTACGTCCTGAACCCGTACCAAATGGTGAAGGACCTGCGCACCGAGCACGAGGTAGGCAACACCGCCGCAGTGTTCGACGGCGAAATTGACGACTTCATCGACGCCGGCATCCGCTGGCGTACAGACAACCGGAACGCCGAAAAGTAG
- a CDS encoding pilus assembly protein TadG-related protein, which yields MSRREADESGQLMVMILGYVLLALLVATVVVGITAVYLEHKRLLSLADGASLAAADSYTLGEVSAEGGSPSAVLNPGRVRNVAADFVARSPASQRFSGLAVAGATGTPDGSTAVVVLTAAVHPPVVNFLVPDGIRIEATSTARSRLTR from the coding sequence GTGAGTCGCAGGGAAGCGGACGAAAGCGGACAGCTGATGGTGATGATCCTCGGCTACGTGCTCCTGGCGCTTTTGGTGGCGACGGTGGTCGTCGGCATCACCGCGGTGTACCTGGAGCACAAGCGCCTCTTGTCCTTGGCGGACGGGGCGTCCCTGGCCGCGGCCGACAGCTACACGCTGGGCGAAGTCTCAGCAGAGGGGGGAAGCCCGTCCGCTGTCCTCAACCCCGGCCGGGTTCGAAATGTGGCCGCAGACTTCGTCGCCAGGAGCCCCGCCTCCCAGCGTTTTTCCGGCCTTGCCGTCGCCGGCGCAACGGGCACGCCGGACGGTTCCACCGCCGTCGTGGTACTCACTGCCGCCGTGCACCCGCCCGTAGTGAATTTCCTGGTTCCTGACGGCATCCGTATCGAGGCGACATCCACTGCGCGTTCACGCCTGACCCGCTGA
- a CDS encoding TadE/TadG family type IV pilus assembly protein, with protein sequence MRVSAPGPAVQPELSRPGERGSAVVDFVLVGGLLTMFFLAIIQLTLVLHVRNTLIDAAASGARYGTLADRSASDAEERTRSLISMALNQGFAEQVSTREVNVQGMRTLEVTVRSPMPVLGLIGPRDMLEVKGHAAVQP encoded by the coding sequence ATGAGGGTGTCCGCTCCCGGGCCGGCGGTGCAGCCTGAGTTGTCCCGGCCCGGCGAGCGGGGTTCGGCCGTTGTGGACTTCGTCCTGGTCGGCGGGCTGCTGACAATGTTCTTCCTGGCGATCATCCAACTGACGCTAGTATTGCACGTCCGGAATACGCTCATTGATGCTGCAGCATCGGGGGCGCGGTATGGAACCCTTGCGGACCGCAGCGCCTCCGATGCCGAGGAACGAACCCGCAGCCTCATCAGCATGGCCTTGAATCAAGGCTTTGCGGAACAGGTCAGTACCCGGGAAGTAAACGTGCAAGGGATGCGCACACTGGAGGTGACCGTACGGTCTCCAATGCCCGTCCTCGGTCTGATCGGACCGCGGGACATGCTGGAGGTGAAAGGGCATGCGGCCGTTCAGCCCTGA